From the genome of Solanum pennellii chromosome 6, SPENNV200:
aactagaaaatgaTGTTAACTTTTACCAGACGACAGATCCTAACGTGGCTAAGCTATTCAACATAGAAGAAAATGCTAAACGCCCTGCTTTGGTCATGCTTAAAAAGGAGCCAGAGAAAGTGGTGCATTATGGTTAGCTGCTCCtttcatctctttttttttttgatactGGAATTGAATTGAATCTCAACTGCGAGACATTCttattatctttttcattttgcaATTCAGATGGTAAATTCAAAAAATCTTCAATAGCTAACTTTGTTTCTGCCAGCAAGCTGCCTTTAGTGACAACTTTTACTAAAGAAACCGCCCCTTTAATTTTCGCAAGTCCAATTAAGAAACATGTAAGATTAGATCATTTGTTTAACAActattatgatttttgttttgaaatgtGTATCTTCTTGTTAATGTATTGATTTTCCCCCTATGTTATATGCAGATTTTACTTTTCGCCTCAGCAAATGATACAGAAAAGTTGTTCCCAACATTGCAAGATGCTGCAAAACTTTTCAAGGGAAAGGTAATGAAGCTCTATTCActctcaaaaatataataacattgTCATTACTCTTGGACATAATTACATATAGTCCGGTAGAGTGGAAATACTGTTAGAACGGTTTCCAAAAGAGGTTTACAGACTGCACCGGCGCTATCACCTAATATGTAAGTCTTTTACACGAAGAATCCTCATGTCTAGTTTATAACGATTGATATTGGAGTAGATTGATCAATGCTTGAAATCGCGACTTGGAGTACTGTTGTTTTAAGGCTTCGGTTTTAAGTAGGTTAATCAATTCTTGAGATCATGAATTCTAGGGTTTCTGTTAAAGATTTGAGTGTTTTTTTCTCTGTTTCATTTGCGTGCAATTATCAAGTAAATTATGTAACATGAAcagatacaattttttttttgatccCTTTACTTTTGGGACTGTAAATTAGTAATAACTGATAGTATGTACATTGACAAATGAAGCTCAACTTTGTTTTTGTCAAAACGAACGATGAGGAAGTTGGAAAACCGGTATCAGATTATTTTGGGGTCACTGGAGATGCTCCACAGGTAACTCTTATTCAACATTATAATGGGCACAGCAAGATCTTTTGGAAGAATTGGTTACTGATTGTTGATTTAATTCCTGTAGGTTATTGGATACATAGAAGAAGATAATCGCAAGAAATTTAGATTTCACGGGGACATTACACTCGAGAAGATTAAGGTAGATTGTCACAAATGGTTGTTAGATGCACAGAATTTTGGCTGGGAAGTTCTATAAACTAACTTGTTTATTGTCTCTTATTCCCCCAGGCTTTTAATGAGGACTTTCTCGAAGACAAGCTCAAGCCTTTCTATAAATCAGATCCGATTCCTGAGACAGTAAGCTGCAGTTTCCTTCTAGCCTCTAACTTAACTCATCATACGTGTGGTGATTCAATTTCATCTGTAATTATCACAGAATGATGCTGATGTGAAAATCGTGGTCGGAAACAATTTTGATGAAATCATTCTCAATGAATCAAAAGACGTGTTTCTTGAGGTATGTTCAAGAAATGAATTTTCTTCCATTGGTTTTTGTAATCAACTGAGGGATCAAAGTTTTGGTATGTAACTTTATCATTCTTTTTGTTAGATCTATGCACCTTGGTGTAGGCAGTGCCAAGCTCTGGAGCCAATGATCAATAAACTAGCACACCACTTACACGGCGTTGAGTCTCTTGTTATAGCCAAAATGGAAGGAACAAGAAACGAGCACCCTCGTGCTAAGGTAGTTTATAATAAATACGCAGTTTGGATTTGAAGAGGACAATATTTAGTAGCTTGATCAtcaccttcttcttttttatgatCCTTTGCAGTTTATAGGATTCCCGAGTCTCCAATTCTTTCCAGCAGGAAATAAGAGCATTGATCCAGTAAgtgatgattattttgtttGGGTTTATGCTACGTGAACCAAGTAAGATGCCAAATGTCTAATGATTCTACAAATCTCCAATTCATTTGAGACTGAGGCAtagttatttttgtatttgatcCTACAGATCCTGGTTGATACCGAACCTACTCTAGTGTCATTGTATAAGTTTATCAAGAAAAATGCAGCTATCCCTTTCAAGATTGAGAGGCCAGCTTCTTCTAAAGTAGGCGTCAAGAGGGAGAATGGAAACGCAAGAGATGAATTATGAGAAGagatttaacttctatacaccGACAGTAATAGTAGTAGTTTTTCCTTCTACACTTGGATTGCTTTTCTGTGGAATTATTTACATAACTATGTTTAGGATATAGTTGATTGTAAGAATATTACTAGCTCCttttatagataaaaataactttttttttccagtttagGTCTCAAAAGCTGCATTCCATTCGAGTTTAAGGAACTCCAATAATATGAGATATGGTGCAGCGTGCTAAAACGCCAAGCTAATTAGATTGCAACCTCAGATTAACCTGACTTTCTAGCTGTTCAAAAAAGAATACTGATGACAATACATTAAAAGTTTCTAGTATCATCATTGCAATAATCTTCATTGGATAActtctatcttcttttttttggaatATCAACTAAGCATCGTTTTCTTTTGATGCTTCACGAGACAGCCAAGTCTCGAATTGTAGAGTTTTCATGCCCTGTTTCAAGATTTTGTTGCTTAAATTACTGTACATAATAGCTCAAGTTTGTCTAACTCCTGTTATTGTTCAAGATTTTGATTCATTGTTTTACAATCAAAAATACTTTAAGGCAAGTTTTGCCAGCAGTCTGTTTGGTGCACCTTATTCCTTGAAGGGAAAAGGTCAAATTTTCCCTTCTAAGGGGGTGAAAAGAATCGATTTATACCCTTCGTTatacttttcttaaaaaaaatcttcGGACATTACTTAAATGGTTCAAATATACCATCATCTATATGGTTGTCCAGGGTGGACATCCAATCCCAATGAGTTGGACGTCACGTGGCATGACAATTGACACCTCAATGGAAAAAAGAACGATTTTAGTTTCTCTGTATATTAATTCAATGTGAATTAATACAATACAAAAGAGTGCCTAATTAGAGGTTGATAAATTATAAGTAACCAATAGAAGAGGATGGGCACACATGAATCATGAtcaataactttatttttttaaaattatttttatcatgatCAAAAACTACACTGAATTTAAACAAAACTTCCTTTTTAAGTTTGTGGCAAGCCAATCATAGCCATAATTAAAATTTCTAATGAGTATAAGCAAAGCAATCATAAAATactttaatatttgtaaaaaCCCAAAACTTCAGATCTCTCCAAATTTCCTGTATTTCCAAGCAAAATGTTAGCTGTAATTGTTCCTCCACTCCCATCTGTTTCTAATTATGGTCAATAACAGTAACTCAGAGATTCTAATTAGAACAATTTGGTCATTTATACGATAATTACAAGTAACTTTCTATGATAAATAGTGATTGTAACCTGATAAAATGGTAACTAACATGTTATAACATATTAGAAGTTCGGTGAATGTAAATTATCTTTACATTATCGAtgtataaattaaaacataagtccaacaaacaaaataaaaacttaacCTCCTACCAAATTGAGAGATACTACACTACTATCAATTGGTTTGTACAGTTACTATGATTTCCAACTTCTCACCTACCATACAAAATTTCCTATTTTCCTCTCCATAAAACCCCTCAATTTCTCAAGCACCAATCATCTTTCAAAGTTCAATTTCTCATAGCAAATATGATGAGTCATcttgttttttctctttcccTCTTAGCAATTTTCCTCCATTCTTGCACCTTCACCCTCGGTCAGAATCCTGCCTCTGCTCCCGCTCCATCGGGTCCCAccaatataacaaaaatactCGAAAAAGCCGGTCAATTCACCACATTTATCCGACTCTTAGGAACTACTCAAGCCGGTGATCAGATCAATACACAATTGAATAATTCGAAACAAGGAATGACTGTTTTTGCACCTACTGATAATGCATTTTCGAGCTTAAAAGCGGGAACTCTCAATTCTCTAAGTTCTCAAGAACAAGTTCAGTTAGTGCAATTTCATGTACTTCctagttttatttcagtttcACAGTTTCAAACTGTGAGTAATCCATTGAGGACTCAAGCTGGAGATACTAGTCCCGGTGATTTCCCGTTAAATATAACGACTTCCGGGAATCAAGTGAATGTGTCCACCGGGATTGTAGATGCTACTGTAGGTAATACGATATATACTGACGGCGAGCTCGCGGTTTATCAGGTGGATAAAGTGCTTCAGCCATTGAGTATCTTTGCTTCTCCGTCGCCGGCGACAGCACCGGCACCGGCGACTACAGAAACGTCGAATCTGAAGAAGAAGTCTCCGGCAGCGTTGAGTCC
Proteins encoded in this window:
- the LOC107022492 gene encoding protein disulfide isomerase-like 1-4 — encoded protein: MPSRLIIFLCFSSLLFLTPSHAKTPASSDDNDEFLSFLEDYEDSNEPDTPNHDDPPEVSSPPFDRAQEAEDINIDDEDVVALTDSNINDFLEDNKYVMVEFYTPWNGYCKALAPEYADAATELKTENVVLAKINAAKEVEAADSYDVRSFPTIFFFVNSDPELYKGRRTKNAIVSWIKKKIGSGVYNITTTEDAERVLTSEDKVVLAYLDSLVGSVTKQLAAVSKLENDVNFYQTTDPNVAKLFNIEENAKRPALVMLKKEPEKVVHYDGKFKKSSIANFVSASKLPLVTTFTKETAPLIFASPIKKHILLFASANDTEKLFPTLQDAAKLFKGKLNFVFVKTNDEEVGKPVSDYFGVTGDAPQVIGYIEEDNRKKFRFHGDITLEKIKAFNEDFLEDKLKPFYKSDPIPETNDADVKIVVGNNFDEIILNESKDVFLEIYAPWCRQCQALEPMINKLAHHLHGVESLVIAKMEGTRNEHPRAKFIGFPSLQFFPAGNKSIDPILVDTEPTLVSLYKFIKKNAAIPFKIERPASSKVGVKRENGNARDEL
- the LOC107021511 gene encoding fasciclin-like arabinogalactan protein 11 — its product is MMSHLVFSLSLLAIFLHSCTFTLGQNPASAPAPSGPTNITKILEKAGQFTTFIRLLGTTQAGDQINTQLNNSKQGMTVFAPTDNAFSSLKAGTLNSLSSQEQVQLVQFHVLPSFISVSQFQTVSNPLRTQAGDTSPGDFPLNITTSGNQVNVSTGIVDATVGNTIYTDGELAVYQVDKVLQPLSIFASPSPATAPAPATTETSNLKKKSPAALSPSSGSDDTPADKSGADSVNSVAALGIGAFCFAFWL